The DNA sequence ATTGTGAGTTACGTACCTAAATACTATGTTAGGAGCATTGCACCTACCACAACCATGGCTTTGCATGTGGCAGGCCATTCAAGCAAATACCcataaatattatcttttaaaacaagtgtcctccttcttctcctcaTCACTCAAAGATCTTTTCCTACAACAAAATCATCAAGTTCTTTGCATACACTTAAGATgctgttttattataataacatttacatCTTTTCAGTTCAGCATGTGGCGCACTGCTCctcaaagttatatatatatatatatatatatatatattttttataaacttgaCCAACTCTTATACATAAGATTGcttacaaaaaggaaaatactaaattaaaattattttccctttaaattaaaattatactttcATAGGAATATCTAAGTCTTATCTCCACAACAGTCACATgtgattaatatttttgaagatGTGAAATATTTCCCTTTGTTATTGTAATGTTGGGAGATAGGGTGATTGATTAGTGGAAATAGTGTATTTGGAAGATGCAGATTTGGAAGAAGGAACGATGTAGAAACTACCTGCACTGGTTGATGCCTTTACTTTCCATGTGTGAAAATCGAGACACAGAAACAGAAGGCTATGATCATCTTGCTAACGTTATCTTGTAATGCTAAATGTTTACGTGGGTGCTTTGAGTGCAAGCGATTCATGCATGTAACTTTTAAATTTTCGATGCAACCAACCCAAAGTTTTTGACTGTAAAAAGATGACACATTTTCACTTTCTTAGCCATTAATGCTAATACGTTATACTTCCATGCTTCATATTTCCTCATTGCTGCAACCTGCATGAAATTTCACACCCAACATCCATGCACCGAGATATAGCTATTTAATAAAGATGGACTCACCTATGtatgaaacaaattaaatttgttttcctCGTTACACATTTGTATTTCTAACTTTTTGTTACCCATTGTGATAATGAGTTGAGGGTTCACAAATCCACATGTTTCCCACTTTCACTTCTCCAAACACAAATAATGTAAATCATATAAATACCTAAATTTGATACATTATTAATCACACATATGTAATAAGGTAATAAcgaataaaaatgattttagatttgattttacatcattttgtacaacaaatatatttaattcctGATTGTGTGATACAATCTccatcaaattatatatatatatatatatatatatatatatatatatttatatttatatttgtgacTAGAAGTTTGTTCTAGGATTTGTTTGAACTTATTCAAATAAGTTCTTTTTTCATTGGGATCCAGAATGGAATTAATTACTTCAAATAATCTTGCTCTTTTGTTAAAACATTCACAGTTGGAATGTTATCATTGTCAGACGATGATTCTTGTTCATATCCTCTTGAATTTCATTGAGATTTTCTTCAGAGTTCTGGATCAAATTCTTCTTCCAAAGTTTCAACTAGAAGATTGTTGATCTTTTCTTCCAATTCTGGTTCTAGATTGAGAttgcttaattttcttttgagtCTGCGGTATTTACTGGTATGACCTGGTTTCCTACAATTGTAGCAAATATGCTTTTTGTTGTTGGTGGTCTAGTTTGTGTTTTCCTTTCTTTAGATTGAAATGGTTTCCTAGACCTACGGAATTTTGGTTTActattcttatatatatatatatatatatatatatatatatatatatatatataatataatataatataatataatatggaaGCTCACTCTCTTTGTCAAAAATAGTGACATTCAGTAGAATCTCTATTGGGCTTGTCCCTATGACTATAGCAACCCCTCAATGCGATCATTGGATCCTCGTTAgacattattttccttttgttcACATGCAAATTCATTTGAAGTTGCAACACACAAAGAAACATTGACATTAGTTAAGATATTATATACAACATATGTAACAATATGTTTGGATAGACGATGTCGATACAAGATTGAGCATCACTAGAATATACCTTCTCCACCATAACCTTTACGAAATGAGAAGGGAGAGGATGACCATGTAACATGGTGGCATTTTCAAAACATTTCGTATGGGCCACCAATCAGGGAGAGAATCATAATCAACCAATATGTACAACTCACATTGGCTATTAAAGCCAATGTCATCCCTCGATTGAGTTGCAGTTGAACAACtcccttttatttttaactctaAAACAAGAGGAAGGTCAAGTTATATTATAGTGGAGAGTTGATGCGAGAGTAATAAGCTTTCTAGCCATTTGTCAAACTCCTACTTTAGCTCTTGTCTGAAGTCATCCTTTAGTTATTGCATTATTTCCTACATGTACTCCTGATTAGACGTAGCAAATGAATGGAATTGACGTTGCAACGAGGCTCCAAAGTAACATCAAATCCATCACAACATATTTAGTTGTATAAACACGTCCAAGGTGTTCAGGTGGTCCAATAACAGAAGTAAGAATATCCAATAGCATGACGATTAAAAGTGCTCTGGGTGCATTGCTCAACTAGAGAATCCAACAACAAGGTATAACAtccaaagataaaataaaattatatatatatatatatatatatatatatattattttaaaacaaacaaaaaaatcttttttatcaactaaaaataaaactaaattatatatatatatatatatatatatatatatatatatatatatatatatatatatatatatatataaacaataaaatatatagaagtTAAGATAcgtaaatatgtatatatatttattacgaATAAACTTgtatacatttttataataatgggTAAACCAACATATtgatatataatgaaaaaaaagaggaaaggagaaaaaagaaaccCCTGACCACAATTCTATGCTCATTGCTAAAATTggcaataaagaaaaaaagaagaagaagaaagctaAAACGTTCGCAAAGCAACTACAAATTTTTGGGATATATATCTTTCACAAtaattaaggtaagggaaggagacatctatcattttatttttagtgtaattatttttatctattcataattatttttatatctataagtgaggtgtccctaacctcattctaatttatatttagttctcattcctatttatttatttttatctccagttgtgcactggtcctatttactcaatttatatttactctcatttacttatttatatttatctccaatTACGCACgggtcctttttatttatttatatttattttaattattcattgatcctatttatttatttatttatataattatatgatttaatattgaaataaaatttatgataaataaagatttgattattgtagttggaggtatgaccttggggatttaaacgagttagtattactcaagataagatgttcttgagttactttgttggccatgagctcatttatcctaactagtcactacaaaattaatcaatatctttataaagtataataaaatctagttttatggatttgggagaattttcatttcattttatcttattatgatatgctgtattttttttatatgatatttgtctcacttctctattttatgattgtgtgtgaaaaacaaaattttataaccatATCATAGATGGTTGCTCCCAACCTGCCTGATCTCTTCTTCGTCGACATTGTGACTGTTTTCCTGGGGAATGCATGGCAAACAAATGCAgtgaataattttgtaacatttcagggaacaggaaactctactattacttttctctctacTACAAATGcgccgattgtcatcgaaggacaaatcggagttaccttcTATTTACCCCCAATAGTCCAAGTGAACCTTATCCATAACTTTTTCCCTCCACCTATTTGAAAACCAGTATATGAGggaaaaactataaataaataacacttctTCCACTTCTAGTGTAGaaaatataagatgtactaaacGGTGTAAATATAAGATACATACAGtattgtgaatatatatatatatatatatatatatatatatatatatgtgtatatatatatatatgtgtatatatatacatatatatatgtatatatatatatacatatatatatatatacatatatatatatatatatatacacatatatatacatatatatacatatatatatatatgtatatatatatatatatatatatatatatatatacatatatatatatatgtatatatatgtatatatatgtatatatatgtatatatatatatatacacacacgtgtatatatgtgtatatatgtgtatatatatatacatatatacatatatatatatatatatatatatatatatacacgtgtgtatatatatatatataatatatatatatatatatatatatgaatattttaagtatgattAGATATCATTGTATAATTTtgcctttaaattttataagtatattgtagaaaataataatattaaataaataaatagaatattttttgtCACACAAGGCATAGTAAATTAGAAGAGTTTATATtgaattaaaagttttaaattaacaCTCGTGAAACACATTTACTTACAACCTGCTCAgctaaaattttcaattaaaaactttatttaatcCAAACTGCgatttatatgttttgtacGCAAGtcattaaaattatgattttgttcGATGCATgtaaatttcactttttcttatCAAAGATATGACCTTATCTCATTCGAGAAGATTCActtttattatagttaatagTACATAAACTCTAATCATCATCTCTtatatttcacaaaattttggcagcatttcgcattggtctcTAGGTGGCACGTAACGAAAGTGGTGACACGAGATATCCACAATCAAAGATGCACTCAAAGATCAACACAAATGCAATGAACCAAAATTAAGTGAAATATATGAAATGTGGATTATAATCATGTACTAATCAACTAATAAAAAGCGATTACTCTTCCCAAACTATCTCACtagacaattcaagattcaatacaattattgtCAATACAACCTccactaaaattaaataaagtttagGTTGTTTAAATTGGAGGAGTACTAGACAAATCACTATAATAAATCTCAAATGGAAAACTAAGGATCGCTCGATGCATATGTCcaacaaaaattataagataataaataaaaaataactttcctAAAGTCTAACAATATTTTTGGGAGGTCAAACACCTCCAAGCTCAATACCAACATGTTTCCAATACTTTCAATTCttcataacatattttaaattactaaatttaacctatttaatttacaaataacaaatagtatttaaataaaaataataatataggtAAAAAGAAGCTAACTTGGACCATAGAAAACATAATAAACTGCAGAGAAAATGTAATGTAGAATGTGGAAGAAAAGAGGGGTAGTGTGGAGGATTCTTGTGGTTTCAGTTAGGCCACTCCTAGAGGTTTGACGTTGCATAAGGCCACTAATGCTAGGAGAACAATATGGAGATTTGTGTGGTCGGTATAGGTGTTTGCACGGTGCGAAAGAGCTTTGCGGAGTGCATAGAGCTTCGTAAAGTGCGTAGAGCTTCGTAGAGTGCGCAAAGCTTCGCAGAGTGCAAAAGGTTGTGGGGTGCATAGGTTCACGAGGAGGTTCACAGAAATTTAGGCGAAGTTTTTCGTGGAGGCCGCACAAAGGTTCATGAAGGGTAGTGGCATCAGAGGTTGTGAGTTTAATAGGAGTAAGCGATTGAAGTAAGCAGAGCAATGAGTGAAGAAAGATCGAAAGGGAGAAGAAGAAACACAAGGAATGAAACCAGCCACACAAGAGGAGTAACACACTTCGTTTTGTCAGGACAATCAaagacaaatttatttatactagTGCAACTGATATGAATCGCATCATGACCCAAATGGAGAAGGATTAACGCACCACTTTGaggcaatttttttaaagttattagtttgtttaaataatggTCTCATTCTTTCTAAAATTGActgaccaaattatgttttggtttaagtAATTAATGGGCtcttgtttagttttattttaagttgTAATAATGgtccaattgcaacttagtcatcagaAGAGACCAAGAGGATGTATAGTTGAATGCTTTTAAGTGACTTTTGGGTTACCACAATTTtagttacaatcagtcattaagtagTGGGATCATTAATAACTTAAATGGGATGTAATTGTAATTTATGGGTTTTTTGTAATTTCAGTAGTTAAACCTTctatatataagttgaaccattttatCAATGAAGACAAGTTgagttttgttcaaaaattaTCTTgatatcttagtgagagtgattctcataagttcttgagtgatttaagAATCGCTGTATCAAAGGACTTCCCCATCATTTATGTGTTGCCTCTCTTGGAAAGAGTGATTTTTTCCTTCCACCTTTTCATATTCACCTTTTCGTCTTTCATCACCCAAATTCAGAAAAGAACCCATTCTGCCTAGATTTATCTTATAGTTATAACTCATTCCACTTGTCCAAAATTAATGTTTCTTAGGCCAAAATTATGATTTAGAAATGAACTTTCACTCCGTTTTGGAATCACGTCAATTTGGAGTTCTACAACCCAAGATATTAACGTTTCTACAATACTGGATAGATCGgaatttcaacatttttttctaatccacattttaacaaaattttcaagtttCCTACAAGGCTCTAACCCTAAAAATCATAAGTGAGTTCATATACAAATGAAGAACGTACAAGCAACTTTTAACGACGGTTTGATTTATTAGGCCGCTTCACTTTTAACCATCATTCTCTTCATAGTTGTTAAAAATTTTgctaaaattacaaaattctttaaataattaacggtGACTTATTAAACATTGTTAATAGATGATCTGATGAGGAAAATTCGTTTTATGCTAGTGTTATTATCTCTTAATATTAATAGGAAAAACCGATAGAAAACGAAGACGAGAATGAGATtgcaaataaaattgaaattgtatCATTTAACTTGAAGAATGAacgtagaaaagaaaaagaaaatagtaaaatcaAAAAAGCCTCTTCATCCAGAGATTTTTCAAGAAGCCCACAAGGTGAAAACTTGGGCAGAGGGAGAGGGCTATGTACCTATATTTCTGTGTTATCTGTGTATATTTTTCTTCCTGTATTATTCTTACAAaagatgtttttttataaaacaacaaattcctaactaaaagaaacaacacTGCTTGCACGCTTGTATGTGACTTGAGAGTTTATTTCAGAACTGAGAAATGCAACGTCTATGACAAGCAGTGGTACGATGTTTATGTTGCTTAGTATCTTGTTTCCAAAGATGAGCAATGTCTTGAGCGATTTTGACAGCATCGAAGGAGGCACCAGAGAGCCCTCTCCTTGTAAACCCAACAGCATATAGTCCAACATTTCCTTTCCAACCATTTGGGAATGGACACTTTGGGAAACCATTTTCCGAGAAAAATTCACCTTcctgcaacaacaacaacaacattaacAAAATCACATCATTTTCTATTCCTACAACACCCAACAAACATTTCACACTAAGTGGAAACAAATTCTCACCTGAAGCCAATAAGGGACGTTGCTACGGTACCCTGTCGCAAGCACCACTGCATCAACATCTTGTTTTTCACCATTAACAAGCTCCACGCAGCCATTGCCGAACCTCTTTATCGCAGGAACAACTTTTATGTTACCGGATCTAATTTTCTCCAACGTCCCAATGTCTAAAACAGGGGTCTTTCCCTTTGTGTTCTTCCACGATAAAGGACCTTCCGAAGGTCTTCTCAGCCCAAACTTCTCCATGTTCCCCAACACCAACCACGCCAGCACCAATAGAATTTTGTCCACTACCCAAAGTGGCAACCATTGTAGCATCAAAGTCGCCAATTCAAACGTCGACTTCCCAAACACTTCTCTAGGCAACACATGAACCTGGCAAACCAAAATCAAAGCAACCCCATTTAATCACCAACCTCCAAATTATTCAAAGAACAACTTGTAAAAATAAGCAATTTGAGTGGGTGATATTTTATACGTAGTTGATATCATAAGTTTATGAGAGAAGGACTAACCGGACTACGAACAACGATGGAAGGAGAAGCAGTGTGGTTAAACAAGTCAAGTGAGAGTTCCATGCCAGAGTTGCCACAACCAACAACAAGAACTTTCTTCCCCTTGAATCTTTCCCCACATTTATACTGGCATGCATGAATAACATCTCCTTTGAATTCCCTCAACCCTTGAATCTCAGGCATGACGCACTCCGCATTCTCTCCGGTGGCCACCACCAGCCACCTGCAAATGTACTCAAACTCATTCTTCACAGAGCCACAGGTGGCAACGGTTTTCAGCCTCCACAGGCCGGTGGTTTCATCGTACCTGGCGGACTGGACACACTGGTTGAATCGTGGGTTTATGTCGAAGTGTCGTGCGTAGGATTCGAGGTAGTCAATGAATTGATTCTTGGAGGGATATTTGGGGAAGTGTTGTGGGAATGGGAGGTTGGGAAGCTGACAGAACTGTTTGGGGAGATGGAGTTTTAATCTGTCGTAAGTGCGTTTTTGCCACAGTGAGGCTATGCATTCGGCTCGTTCTAGAAGCATGAAGGGTACCCCTTCTTGTTTCAGACACGCTGCTGTGGCCAGTCCCGAAGGACCTGCACCTACGATCACAGGACCGTTCACCCAAATGCAACGTTTTGATAACGTCTCCTCATAATCAACTAGGCGAAACAAGTTTTCCATTTTCACAAACTAGTGTTTTAGTTTTTTGGGTGTGGGATAACAGAAGCAGTTCTGCAATTTGGGAGAAATGAGTTTTTGGAGATTTGGAAATGTGAATTTGGATTGAAGGAAGAAAGGGTTTGGAGGTCCTTAAATAGAGGAGTTTAGGTTGTGATAAAAGTGGGAAGATTTGTCGTTGGTTTTCCATGTCACTTGATGGTTATTGTAACATTTTTGGCCTTTCTGATGGCAACacccagaaatgagaaagtatgACTATTGGAACTTGTAGCATAATTGACCACGTTGGTTGTTAATAATTGGAGCTTATAAGCATTAATTAATTTGCTCTTATACCATTATCTAACTGCAATAAAAGGGTTCATCTGTTGAGTCAAGCTATTATGCTTAAATTAATATGACTCCTAACTAACAAAATAACTATCATAACGGCAActtcgtaaaaaaaaaaacaatatctgtatatatttgaattaatttgacAGAGTTGAAACCAGCGAGCAGAAAGAATGGAAGAATAAAATATGGTTAGAACATGAGAGCAGCCGTTTGGAAAAAGCAAAGGGAGAACATGTTTGAAGGATTAGATGCTTTTGAATCATCATTTATTACATCATATGAAAACAGGTTGACTACCGAAATGGCCCCAAGAAACACATGAGGTCACGTGGAAAATATTTAGACTTTTAAGTCCTCACATTTAGTTATTTACTAGCAAAAATATAGAAGggtgtagatttttttttttttgccatttttattgtcttgttatatttttagcaaaataaaattattatattgtttggaaatgaaaaataaaaaaaataatgaagtaaaaaagaatttatttaaataaacgtTTAAAAGAGACAGTTAGGTAAATGGAAAACACTTATGCAAATAATAGATATGAAGGCTATATTTATTGACAATTATGCTCTCCTCCTTCTTAtgtattttcaatttcaatactAGATAtgattgcaattttttttcattttattttctgtcTTTGACATCCTTTTCGTTCCAATTTTATATTAGTTCTCGCCGCATAGATTTTACAGATTGTGATGCTagaaatgtttattatttaaagtatcaatcataaacaaaaatatgaacttGAACGCGATGTCATAGAGGAAAAGGACGCTCTCATCCAACATTCGTTTGAAGTAATGTAatcaatttagatttttttttttgtttttcattatagATATTagaattttatacttttattatgcCAAGaagttttatttgaaaaatattatatatgtttttggtccttcaacttttagtaaaaattgaaattagttcttgttgaaaactttgaaccaatttagtctcttatTTTTAGAAgtgcgtgaatttagttatttaaaccatttttttttaaaatttatttgacgtttcaaacgcgtttcacAGCTATCATTGAATCGACTATGTGCCAAACgatgtaaacaaactaaaatattataatgaaatatatttgaaacGAAATGTCAacttaacttaataaaatttggttaaaaggacaaAAGTCACGCATTTACATggttaaaagactaaattggtttaagatttttaagaaagactaattccaattttgactaaaagttgaaaaatcaaaaacatatttaacccttaaaagaATTATGATTCTCTATTGATGTATGTTGGGCGTGTTGTTTCAATTAtcaaaattgattataattttaaaatttattttgagttAATTAATATTCTCATCAAACGATAGTCACttattaatacataatataagaaattaagtTTGTGATTTGGTCTTGTTAATTGATGTTATTccattttttaagtaattccATGTAGTTTAATAGCATATATTTAGTATCAAAAGTCCTTGTGTATTTGTTGTGATCGATTTATATGATTAGAAGTTGAGGTACCTTAATAATTTTGACAgcattattgttatattttgagTTTAGTGAGAGAAGtttattagataattaaatTGAGAAAGGAGAAAAGAATATGATTGGataagaaattagtataaaattgtTGAATGATAACACGGTTGAGTTAAAACGGCGTGTGGTAGCTATGGACAACTTCTAATTCACTGTATTTTGTCCTTGTGGGTGGGGAAGCTGCTATTTATATACATCTTTGACTTTTCCAAACTATTATAAAAACGGATTCCTCTTTTTCAGCTTAAAAATATGCCAAATGCCAAttcatcattgtttttttttttaatttaaaaatgttgatATTAATGAGTATTTATATTTGATGAGAGAGgatttataggaaaaaaaataataaagaaaaaatcaatttataaaacaaattgacATCGTGtacaattcaaaactttaagaatattttttttatatagattttttttcttataatgtgagacttagattcacatttaaatttttaataatattttatattaattacaaatgAGTTTAAATTATGTGTGAtgcaaagtttattttataaccCAATTTTGTGAGTAAAGTTTATcttgtagtttattttttattaccaaGCTTTGTTGAGCATAAATGAGATATTTGCTATACGTGAATTCACACATATAAAAGTCtcaaatttaagatatttagtCTTTGACATGGTAAAATGCATTAAAAACTTGATCTCGATTAGAAATAAGATTATATTATAAGTAAATCagctatttttaaaatagtataagtatttaatatgaataaatgattgagaaatgtataagaaaaaaaagaatagaataaTTATGAGAATAATGTAGAATGTGGGAATTTGGGTGAAATGGTATAAGGTAAGGAAGTGAGGAAGCACATCGAGCGAAAAGAATGGAAATGCGGTGTATGATAACACCTAATTTGATGCTTCAGGAATTTCTTCATCCatctaatagtaataatagaaCACATGTACATGTTAGTGATGAGTTATGAGTGAACACAATTCAAACCCCAAATGCAATTTGgcataaaacaattaattctTTGATTTTATTCTAGATCTGCCTCAATTATTTACTTTCACCAACAAAATGTCtctatttacatatttatataattaactttcaatcatttaagaaaaataatactcaAATATTCTCTTTAATCATATACTAGATAGATGCatatattaaatgtttattgttcaacttttatttatacattcatgtcaaagttatataaaataaattttatatattatgaattgacttatcacttaataatataatttcaatcatggtaatttgtataataatgactttaagaaaataataacaattataatttcttattggTTTATTGCATAAAAGCTTTTGTGCTaagatgataaaatttatttgaaaattttacacTTACTTAGTAATTTGGTATTTATATTAAGACTTATgatttgttttggttttcatatatttattttactatattaacaccaatatttgttaaataaggTTAACGTAGTCTCTTTTGCTAAATTGGCGTTAACATATTTTGGaatgtgtcacatgtcaaaatttAGAAGGTGTCacatgttaaataataaaaaatatgtcatATGTCAAAATATGGATGGTGTCAAGTGTTAAATTAGAGGAATCTTAAATAGAAAATGATCTAAATTTTGACGCGCGACACCTTTTAGACATTGATAATGCTAATTTAATGGAAAAGATTAAATTggatctttttaaaaaataaaatatcttattgaatctttttaagaaaataaagactcaATTCAATCCAAAAATATACAAACTAAATAAATCAGAGACCTAAATATAAAGATAAGTTATTGATTGagccaaaattttaaatattttggtttcgaacttttacataattaatgacccttaatttttgaatttttaataaattttaagagaatattttaaaaagaataatacactcttcatatatatatatatatatatatatatatatatatatatatatatatatatatatatttcaaacgATGTTTATAGTAAGTGATATGGTACACTTCTTTTCCTATAAAAAAATCGCTTTCTCTAAAATATAAGTGTGTTTTTAAACAAAACTCTCCATAAAACacttctaaatataaaaaaaaatatgaaatgatgagtttttcataaattaaagttttttatgaataaactaatgttaacctaaaaaaaagttaatttatttattctttcttaaaagtacttttaaataaagttagctatatataatatatgcaaAGTGActtgtattaaaattattctGGTGACTTTATAAAAAGAGAAAGTTAGATTATAGAGTATGAATAGCACCTAGTTATAAGTagtgttacataaaaaaatatgagaaacttGGAAGAAACTTTCCATGCCATATTTTCACTTAATAGTTTTGTTAGGGTATGAAGCTGAAATAAACTCCTCATGATCACACACGCTGGCAGATATTTTTTACAAGATTCTTAGAGAAAGTGCAATATTGTAAATTTGCTTTTTCTTTAAAATGCAATGGACCCTTCAAAATCATTGCGCCAAGTTAATATCCATATGATTCGTTGATAAAGGAAAAATCAAAGTAATCCAccaaataaatttcataataatatttaccaGCTCTCCAAGGTTGCCAGTTTCTCTTGCATTTCGACTAAAACTTAAAATGGAAACATCATTACGCGTATACACTTTCTAAATTTATTTCTCCAAAATTGGATAAAATATGTTTCtgtaaataaactatttataaagttgggttaaatatac is a window from the Vigna unguiculata cultivar IT97K-499-35 chromosome 7, ASM411807v1, whole genome shotgun sequence genome containing:
- the LOC114192454 gene encoding probable indole-3-pyruvate monooxygenase YUCCA8 gives rise to the protein MENLFRLVDYEETLSKRCIWVNGPVIVGAGPSGLATAACLKQEGVPFMLLERAECIASLWQKRTYDRLKLHLPKQFCQLPNLPFPQHFPKYPSKNQFIDYLESYARHFDINPRFNQCVQSARYDETTGLWRLKTVATCGSVKNEFEYICRWLVVATGENAECVMPEIQGLREFKGDVIHACQYKCGERFKGKKVLVVGCGNSGMELSLDLFNHTASPSIVVRSPVHVLPREVFGKSTFELATLMLQWLPLWVVDKILLVLAWLVLGNMEKFGLRRPSEGPLSWKNTKGKTPVLDIGTLEKIRSGNIKVVPAIKRFGNGCVELVNGEKQDVDAVVLATGYRSNVPYWLQEGEFFSENGFPKCPFPNGWKGNVGLYAVGFTRRGLSGASFDAVKIAQDIAHLWKQDTKQHKHRTTACHRRCISQF